The DNA region CGTGACCTTCCTTGTCTGCGGGGTGTCGCTGCGTGCTCCCGTCTCTACCGCCACACTTGTCCAGACGCACCTCCTGCTTAAACAGGCAACAggtagaaaacacacacttaagAAAAGAGCTAAAACCTAAAGAAGCAGCAAACAGAGCAGCGACCTTGGTTAAAATCCTCTTTTGTCCCTCAGGATCTTTGCCATCCTCACCAACAGGGCTGTGAGGAACTAACCGCGTTTCTCATTATTAACCTCCATCCAGGGATCGGCGTCATTAGTGAGCACATTAAAGCCTCCGACACATTTAAAGCCATCACACCTGCCTGGTCGACGGGGTTGAGTATCAGTTTACCACCCTCCTCACTCAGGCAACGCTCCGGCGTCCTCGTCCCTGGACTAAGGTGCACCGGCCCGGCTTCTGACCCAAAGGTACTCACAGCGCTGCAGGGACAACAGTGGGTCGCTGCATGATTCTCAGCACTGCTCCAGTCTCCAAAGAACTCCTCACACTTCTGGCAGTAGAATCCAATTACTGGGGTCAAAAAGCTAAATCCTGCAAGTCAGCACGATATTTCAGATGGACCGAAGAAGGATGCTGTTGCTAAAGATGCTAATTCTTTTACCATTATGTTTCATTAATTTCTGGAGTTCCTTCATCAGCACCTCCATTTTACCGGCTGTGGCTCGCTTTAACCggcttctgtcctcctccttgtccatCTGGAAAACAATTTCAAAATGGAGACTTGTTGCTATTTGAAGGTTAGAATTTTGCTTCTTTATTGCTGAGTCATCGTGCCAGTGGCTACCAACGCCGCTCCGAGGTTGGGAAGCGCTGGAGTGAGGTGCAGCAGAAATCCCTTACCTGGTGCTGACCGGCAGGAATCTGGGATGTGGGATTTCCATCTAGTTGTGAGCAGGTCTCCTGCGCTGCTGCGGGAGGGAAGCAAACATCTGCATAAACATGAAAAGCAGCCAGAAAACACTGCAGCCTTTCATCCGTGTTCCTAAAATAACTTTGACTCTTCCCCAACGAGCTGAGACAGACAAGGAAACGGACCCAGCTCTGGGAATTACTGCCTTAAAATCAGAACTCGGCTCCGCTCTGGCTGTTGCTCTCATTCATTTCTCTCAGTGCTTCtcaaacaaacacacgtttTTGGCAACTTCTGAGCTTCATTTCAAGCCGATCGACCTGCTCGGACTCCACTGGTGATCACTGGATCGATCCACTAACCTGGAGGGATCCTGCAGGTACACCCACAGCAACGAGGCCGATGTCAAACCTAAAATATAAACAGGACAAAACCTTCAAATCCAAGGTCCTCACCCGTGATGGAGCTCTGGAGAGCTTGGAGCATATTTGGCTGAGCGGTGAGCGGTGAAGCTGTCGGGGCTGGACTGAGGAGCGGCTCCTCCTCGGGCTCCTGTCCCGTCACCACGTGTGCTGAGCCCAGACAGCTTAATACGCTCTTGATCCTCTCACACGTGCTGCTGTCCAGAAGAGCTGATGCTATCCTTGAAGTGTTCTGGAGATGTTGCTGTACATTCAGGAGATCCTCAACGCCACCAAAGGTGCTCGTTTCCGGAGCTCCGCCAGGTTTCTCCCGACAGGAGGTCTCAGAGAACGACCGACTGGCCGCTTCCTTCCCATACAAGAAGGACTCCTCCGCTCCCAGTGCCTCATCTTTATGGACTCCAGAGTCCTTTTGATTTGGAGCCTGCAGCCAAAAGAAGTCACTGCCGACTCTATCGTGAGGTAAGGTGATCAGGTCCTCCCCTGAAgtctcctgctgtccacccAGGGGAACCTGCTCTTCTTTGCTCTCACCGAAGGCCTGCGGAGAAAAAGGTCACATTCAATGGTCGTTTTCAGATCATATTAACTTAAAACTGAAAGATCCAGAAGCAACATGGTAGCTACGAGAATATTTGACCTGGTTCATCCTGATCAGTGGTTGCAAAACGTAGACTTTAGGGACTGAGGTGTGTGGCCGACTCACCTTCATCCCCAGAAGTGCATCCGTCAGGTTGGAAAACCGCCCTCCCAGTTCTTGGCTGCTGAGAACCATCTGCAGGCCCTTTAGAAGAGAACCTCCTGGGGAGGTTTCATCCTGGTCAACGCTgctcctgtttcctcttttattctgGTCCATTTCACCGCTGctacctgacctctgacctctggtccTGCTCTGTATTGGACTACTGATCTGGTTCTGACCCCAACTACCACAGCTGCCTCTCTCTTGCAGTGCACTCGTTCCACGTGCGTGACTTttgctcctccctctgctccggCTACGTGCACGGCTCTTGCCTCTGCTCCGGCTACGTGCACGGCTCTTGCCCCGGCTCCGACTACGTGCGCGGCTCTTGCCCCTGCTCCGGCTACGTGCGCGGCTCTTGCCCCTGCTCCGGCTACGTGCGCGGCTCTTGCCCCTGCTCCGGCTACGTGCGCGGCTCTTGCCCCTGCTCCGGCTACGTGCGccgctcctgcccctgctccggctacgtgcgccgctcctgcccctgctccggcTACGTGCGCGGCTCTTGCCCCTGCTCCGGCTACGTGCGCGGCTCTTGCCCCTGCTCCGGCTGAAGGCATCAGCCAGGCTGTAGTccaggttctccttcaggtaATGGGGGAGAGGCTCGTTGGCTGCGATGCATCTCAGAAACTCTTCACTGGCTCTGTCACTAGAAATGAGaatacattcattttaaaaactaaacGGTATCTTGAGCTTTCATGTCCCTTGAGTCCGTACCTGAGGTGTGGACGAGGACACGGTGCCGGGGTGGGTGTCCACAGTGGGAGCCTCTGGTGTGGGCGTCCCAGGCCAATCATTGCGTAATAATCTGCAGGGTAACTGCTGCACTGGGGCTGGaagcatttacatatttacactaTGAGTACCTAATTCAGGATTTGACAATCAGAAGTGCTGCAATATGTCAAAGCTGAAGCAGAACTTTTAAAAACTTGACCAAAGTTAAACAGGCATGTGTTCCCCTGGATTTCATCACGTTGGGGTCCAGCATCTCTTATTCTTTGAGCAAGTTCAGACCAGTTTTGACACCTTTCATCTACCCAAACTACCAGAAAACCAGGTTCCAACCCAGGTTTATTGGCCTCTAATTCCATTTCCACAGGACAGATGGctatataatataaataatgcATAAAGAAATGGTTAATTCCTGCCTCCACTCATAGCCCATAATAGGCTACACTCACCATAAAATACAGTGTTTGAAATTGATGACATCAATATTAATGTTCCAGATCCTCAGAAGACTAAAATACGTTTAATTCATCATGTAAAAACCTACCGTGGCGAAACGTGGCTGGTGATGACGGAAAGGCCGGGCTGTTGCGGGGGGCAGGTGGCCGAAGGGGGCACCACGAAAGCCCCCGGAGCTCACCGGAGGCTCGCGGCTGTGCGCGGATCCAAACGGCGGCGCGGCGGCGTACAGATGGTTCCGCTGGTTCCGCGGGTCCATCTCGGTGTCCgcatatattcacacacaccGTCGCTCCTTCGTGGCTGCCGCTCACAGCTTCGGCAGAGTTTGCACATAAATATCCGCCCGATATTTCAGCTCATTTCATGTGAAAATATGTGTGCGCGCAGGAAACTATTTTCCTTACAGTTGCAGCTCCTCGCGCGATCTTGTAGCGCCACTGCCTGGGCGGGAGGGGAACTGCAGGcagaatcacattttttttttt from Takifugu rubripes chromosome 4, fTakRub1.2, whole genome shotgun sequence includes:
- the LOC115246462 gene encoding uncharacterized protein isoform X3, with protein sequence MDPRNQRNHLYAAAPPFGSAHSREPPVSSGGFRGAPFGHLPPATARPFRHHQPRFATPQCSSYPADYYAMIGLGRPHQRLPLWTPTPAPCPRPHLSDRASEEFLRCIAANEPLPHYLKENLDYSLADAFSRSRGKSRARSRSRGKSRARSRSRGRSGARSRSRGRSGARSRSRGKSRARSRSRGKSRARSRSRGKSRARSRSRGKSRARSRSRGKSRARSRSRGKSRARSRSRGRSKSHARGTSALQERGSCGSWGQNQISSPIQSRTRGQRSGSSGEMDQNKRGNRSSVDQDETSPGGSLLKGLQMVLSSQELGGRFSNLTDALLGMKAFGESKEEQVPLGGQQETSGEDLITLPHDRVGSDFFWLQAPNQKDSGVHKDEALGAEESFLYGKEAASRSFSETSCREKPGGAPETSTFGGVEDLLNVQQHLQNTSRIASALLDSSTCERIKSVLSCLGSAHVVTGQEPEEEPLLSPAPTASPLTAQPNMLQALQSSITAQETCSQLDGNPTSQIPAGQHQMDKEEDRSRLKRATAGKMEVLMKELQKLMKHNGFSFLTPVIGFYCQKCEEFFGDWSSAENHAATHCCPCSAQEVRLDKCGGRDGSTQRHPADKEGHEDPRYRGNPGEQTVDGEWREERDHRNRHHPDHRSRKESLFLEEEVKKERMLITVSQEPEPPSHRKDPQAPKVNTATMVSNSKCSSSTLEENETSGKEKTIKTKSHKKKKKKKKMHGKKKNKES
- the LOC115246462 gene encoding uncharacterized protein isoform X6; translation: MDPRNQRNHLYAAAPPFGSAHSREPPVSSGGFRGAPFGHLPPATARPFRHHQPRFATPQCSSYPADYYAMIGLGRPHQRLPLWTPTPAPCPRPHLSDRASEEFLRCIAANEPLPHYLKENLDYSLADAFSRSRGKSRARSRSRGKSRARSRSRGRSGARSRSRGRSGARSRSRGKSRARSRSRGKSRARSRSRGKSRARSRSRGKSRARSRSRGKSRARSRSRGRSKSHARGTSALQERGSCGSWGQNQISSPIQSRTRGQRSGSSGEMDQNKRGNRSSVDQDETSPGGSLLKGLQMVLSSQELGGRFSNLTDALLGMKAFGESKEEQVPLGGQQETSGEDLITLPHDRVGSDFFWLQAPNQKDSGVHKDEALGAEESFLYGKEAASRSFSETSCREKPGGAPETSTFGGVEDLLNVQQHLQNTSRIASALLDSSTCERIKSVLSCLGSAHVVTGQEPEEEPLLSPAPTASPLTAQPNMLQALQSSITAAQETCSQLDGNPTSQIPAGQHQMDKEEDRSRLKRATAGKMEVLMKELQKLMKHNGFSFLTPVIGFYCQKCEEFFGDWSSAENHAATHCCPCSAQEVRLDKCGGRDGSTQRHPADKEGHEDPRYRGNPGEQTVDGEWREERDHRNRHHPDHRSRKESLFLEEEVKKERMLITVSQEPEPPSHRKDPQAPKVNTATMVSNSKCSSSTLEENETSGKEKTIKTKSHKKKKKKKKMHGKKKNKES
- the LOC115246462 gene encoding uncharacterized protein isoform X1, with translation MDPRNQRNHLYAAAPPFGSAHSREPPVSSGGFRGAPFGHLPPATARPFRHHQPRFATPQCSSYPADYYAMIGLGRPHQRLPLWTPTPAPCPRPHLSDRASEEFLRCIAANEPLPHYLKENLDYSLADAFSRSRGKSRARSRSRGKSRARSRSRGRSGARSRSRGRSGARSRSRGKSRARSRSRGKSRARSRSRGKSRARSRSRGKSRARSRSRGKSRARSRSRGKSRARSRSRGRSKSHARGTSALQERGSCGSWGQNQISSPIQSRTRGQRSGSSGEMDQNKRGNRSSVDQDETSPGGSLLKGLQMVLSSQELGGRFSNLTDALLGMKAFGESKEEQVPLGGQQETSGEDLITLPHDRVGSDFFWLQAPNQKDSGVHKDEALGAEESFLYGKEAASRSFSETSCREKPGGAPETSTFGGVEDLLNVQQHLQNTSRIASALLDSSTCERIKSVLSCLGSAHVVTGQEPEEEPLLSPAPTASPLTAQPNMLQALQSSITAAQETCSQLDGNPTSQIPAGQHQMDKEEDRSRLKRATAGKMEVLMKELQKLMKHNGFSFLTPVIGFYCQKCEEFFGDWSSAENHAATHCCPCSAQEVRLDKCGGRDGSTQRHPADKEGHEDPRYRGNPGEQTVDGEWREERDHRNRHHPDHRSRKESLFLEEEVKKERMLITVSQEPEPPSHRKDPQAPKVNTATMVSNSKCSSSTLEENETSGKEKTIKTKSHKKKKKKKKMHGKKKNKES
- the LOC115246462 gene encoding uncharacterized protein isoform X7, translating into MLDPNVMKSRGTHACLTLPQCSSYPADYYAMIGLGRPHQRLPLWTPTPAPCPRPHLSDRASEEFLRCIAANEPLPHYLKENLDYSLADAFSRSRGKSRARSRSRGKSRARSRSRGRSGARSRSRGRSGARSRSRGKSRARSRSRGKSRARSRSRGKSRARSRSRGKSRARSRSRGKSRARSRSRGKSRARSRSRGRSKSHARGTSALQERGSCGSWGQNQISSPIQSRTRGQRSGSSGEMDQNKRGNRSSVDQDETSPGGSLLKGLQMVLSSQELGGRFSNLTDALLGMKAFGESKEEQVPLGGQQETSGEDLITLPHDRVGSDFFWLQAPNQKDSGVHKDEALGAEESFLYGKEAASRSFSETSCREKPGGAPETSTFGGVEDLLNVQQHLQNTSRIASALLDSSTCERIKSVLSCLGSAHVVTGQEPEEEPLLSPAPTASPLTAQPNMLQALQSSITAAQETCSQLDGNPTSQIPAGQHQMDKEEDRSRLKRATAGKMEVLMKELQKLMKHNGFSFLTPVIGFYCQKCEEFFGDWSSAENHAATHCCPCSAQEVRLDKCGGRDGSTQRHPADKEGHEDPRYRGNPGEQTVDGEWREERDHRNRHHPDHRSRKESLFLEEEVKKERMLITVSQEPEPPSHRKDPQAPKVNTATMVSNSKCSSSTLEENETSGKEKTIKTKSHKKKKKKKKMHGKKKNKES
- the LOC115246462 gene encoding uncharacterized protein isoform X2; this encodes MDPRNQRNHLYAAAPPFGSAHSREPPVSSGGFRGAPFGHLPPATARPFRHHQPRFATPQCSSYPADYYAMIGLGRPHQRLPLWTPTPAPCPRPHLSDRASEEFLRCIAANEPLPHYLKENLDYSLADAFSRSRGKSRARSRSRGKSRARSRSRGRSGARSRSRGRSGARSRSRGKSRARSRSRGKSRARSRSRGKSRARSRSRGKSRARSRSRGKSRARSRSRGKSRARSRSRGRSKSHARGTSALQERGSCGSWGQNQISSPIQSRTRGQRSGSSGEMDQNKRGNRSSVDQDETSPGGSLLKGLQMVLSSQELGGRFSNLTDALLGMKAFGESKEEQVPLGGQQETSGEDLITLPHDRVGSDFFWLQAPNQKDSGVHKDEALGAEESFLYGKEAASRSFSETSCREKPGGAPETSTFGGVEDLLNVQQHLQNTSRIASALLDSSTCERIKSVLSCLGSAHVVTGQEPEEEPLLSPAPTASPLTAQPNMLQALQSSITAAQETCSQLDGNPTSQIPAGQHQMDKEEDRSRLKRATAGKMEVLMKELQKLMKHNGFSFLTPVIGFYCQKCEEFFGDWSSAENHAATHCCPCSAEVRLDKCGGRDGSTQRHPADKEGHEDPRYRGNPGEQTVDGEWREERDHRNRHHPDHRSRKESLFLEEEVKKERMLITVSQEPEPPSHRKDPQAPKVNTATMVSNSKCSSSTLEENETSGKEKTIKTKSHKKKKKKKKMHGKKKNKES
- the LOC115246462 gene encoding uncharacterized protein isoform X4, which encodes MDPRNQRNHLYAAAPPFGSAHSREPPVSSGGFRGAPFGHLPPATARPFRHHQPRFATPQCSSYPADYYAMIGLGRPHQRLPLWTPTPAPCPRPHLSDRASEEFLRCIAANEPLPHYLKENLDYSLADAFSRSRGKSRARSRSRGKSRARSRSRGRSGARSRSRGRSGARSRSRGKSRARSRSRGKSRARSRSRGKSRARSRSRGKSRARSRSRGKSRARSRSRGKSRARSRSRGRSKSHARGTSALQERGSCGSWGQNQISSPIQSRTRGQRSGSSGEMDQNKRGNRSSVDQDETSPGGSLLKGLQMVLSSQELGGRFSNLTDALLGMKAFGESKEEQVPLGGQQETSGEDLITLPHDRVGSDFFWLQAPNQKDSGVHKDEALGAEESFLYGKEAASRSFSETSCREKPGGAPETSTFGGVEDLLNVQQHLQNTSRIASALLDSSTCERIKSVLSCLGSAHVVTGQEPEEEPLLSPAPTASPLTAQPNMLQALQSSITAAQETCSQLDGNPTSQIPAGQHQMDKEEDRSRLKRATAGKMEVLMKELQKLMKHNGFSFLTPVIGFYCQKCEEFFGDWSSAENHAATHCCPCSAQEVRLDKCGGRDGSTQRHPADKEGHEDPRYRGNPGEQTVDGEWREERDHRNRHHPDHRSRKESLFLEEEVKKERMLITVSQEPEPPSHRKDPQAPKVNTATMVSNSKCSSSTLEENETSGKEKTIKTKSHKKKKKKKKMHACVT
- the LOC115246462 gene encoding uncharacterized protein isoform X5 → MDPRNQRNHLYAAAPPFGSAHSREPPVSSGGFRGAPFGHLPPATARPFRHHQPRFATPQCSSYPADYYAMIGLGRPHQRLPLWTPTPAPCPRPHLSDRASEEFLRCIAANEPLPHYLKENLDYSLADAFSRSRGKSRARSRSRGKSRARSRSRGRSGARSRSRGRSGARSRSRGKSRARSRSRGKSRARSRSRGKSRARSRSRGKSRARSRSRGKSRARSRSRGKSRARSRSRGRSKSHARGTSALQERGSCGSWGQNQISSPIQSRTRGQRSGSSGEMDQNKRGNRSSVDQDETSPGGSLLKGLQMVLSSQELGGRFSNLTDALLGMKAFGESKEEQVPLGGQQETSGEDLITLPHDRVGSDFFWLQAPNQKDSGVHKDEALGAEESFLYGKEAASRSFSETSCREKPGGAPETSTFGGVEDLLNVQQHLQNTSRIASALLDSSTCERIKSVLSCLGSAHVVTGQEPEEEPLLSPAPTASPLTAQPNMLQALQSSITAAQETCSQLDGNPTSQIPAGQHQMDKEEDRSRLKRATAGKMEVLMKELQKLMKHNGFSFLTPVIGFYCQKCEEFFGDWSSAENHAATHCCPCSAQEVRLDKCGGRDGSTQRHPADKEGHEDPRYRGNPGEQTVDGEWREERDHRNRHHPDHRSRKESLFLEEEVKKERMLITVSQEPEPPSHRKDPQAPKVNTATMVSNSKCSSSTLEENETSGKEKTIKTKSHKKKKKKKKMHALN
- the LOC115246462 gene encoding uncharacterized protein isoform X8, encoding MDPRNQRNHLYAAAPPFGSAHSREPPVSSGGFRGAPFGHLPPATARPFRHHQPRFATPQCSSYPADYYAMIGLGRPHQRLPLWTPTPAPCPRPHLSDRASEEFLRCIAANEPLPHYLKENLDYSLADAFSRSRGKSRARSRSRGKSRARSRSRGRSGARSRSRGRSGARSRSRGKSRARSRSRGKSRARSRSRGKSRARSRSRGKSRARSRSRGKSRARSRSRGKSRARSRSRGRSKSHARGTSALQERGSCGSWGQNQISSPIQSRTRGQRSGSSGEMDQNKRGNRSSVDQDETSPGGSLLKGLQMVLSSQELGGRFSNLTDALLGMKAFGESKEEQVPLGGQQETSGEDLITLPHDRVGSDFFWLQAPNQKDSGVHKDEALGAEESFLYGKEAASRSFSETSCREKPGGAPETSTFGGVEDLLNVQQHLQNTSRIASALLDSSTCERIKSVLSCLGSAHVVTGQEPEEEPLLSPAPTASPLTAQPNMLQALQSSITAAQETCSQLDGNPTSQIPAGQHQMDKEEDRSRLKRATAGKMEVLMKELQKLMKHNGFSFLTPVIGFYCQKCEEFFGDWSSAENHAATHCCPCSAVSTFGSEAGPVHLSPGTRTPERCLSEEGGKLILNPVDQAGGASGQVWR